The genome window GACGCGGCGAAGCTGGTGGACGGTGTGAACCTCGCCCGGGACCTGTCGCAGGCGCCCGGCAACGTCATGACCCCGACCGTCCTGGCCGACCGCGCCCGCCAGATGGCTGAGTCGCGCGGCCTCTCGATCCAGGTTTGGGGCAAGGACGAGCTCCGCGAGAAGGGCATGAACGCCATTCTGGCCGTCAACTCGGGCAGCGCCCAGGAGCCCCGCTTCGTGATGATGCGGTACGACTGCGGCGACGAGCGCGCGAAGACGCTGGCCATCGTCGGCAAGGGCATCACGTTCGACAGCGGTGGCATCTCCCTCAAGCCGCCGGAGAACATGGAGAACATGAAGCACGACATGAGCGGCGCTGCCGCCGTGGTCGGCTTCTGCCAGGCCGCCGCCGATCTCAAGCTGCCGGTCAACATCATCGGCATCTTCGCGGCCACCGAGAACCTGCCCAGCGGGACGGCCTACAAGCCGGGCGACGTGTTCAAGACGTACCAGGGCACGTTCATCGAGATCGTCAACACCGATGCCGAGGGCCGGGTCATCCTGTCGGACGCGCTGGCCTACGCCGCCGAGCAGAGCCCCGACGCCATCATCGACCTCGCCACGCTGACCGGGGCCTGTGTCGTGGCGCTCGGCTACCACGCCAGCGGCGCGATGGGGAACGACCAGGGGCTGCTCGGGCTGGTGCAGCAGGCCGGCGACGCGGCCGGCGAACGCGTCTGGCCGCTGCCGCTCTGGAAGGAGCACCACCGCGACATCGACAGCCCGGTTGCCGACATCAAGAACACCGGCGGGCGGGCCGGCGGCGCGCTGACGGCCGCGGCGTTCCTGCAGTGCTTCGTGGACGGCAAGCCGTGGGTCCACCTGGACATCGCCGGGACGGCCTACACCGAGAACTGGTCGCGAACGCCTCCCTATCACCCGTCGAGCTGCGCCACCGGCATGGGCGTTCGGCTGCTGGTCGAGCTGGCCCGCCGCTGGGGCGCTTGATCCTCCACACGTCTGTCTGGTTGGCGGCGCAATGACGAGCAGCCCGGCGTGACGGCGACCTCCCAGCGTCCCCCGACCTCGGCGGCCCCAGGCCCGGCCGCCGAGGCTCGGGGGACGCGGCGCGTCTGGCGCGTGCTTAGGGCAGACCTCGCCGTCTGCGCGCTGTTCGCCGTGCTGGCGCTGGCGTTCGTGGGACCGTCGCTGCTGCCGGGCCGGGCGCTGCTGCCCATCGACGCACTGTTCGGCTACCCGCCCTGGCAGGCCCATGCCGACAACTTTGGTGTCTCGCTGCCGCACAACCCGCTGATCGCCGACGCCATCCTGCAGAACTACTCCTGGAAGCGGCTGGCCCGCGAGAGCTTCGCCCAGGGCGAGCTGCCGCTCTGGAACCCGTACATCCTGAGCGGGCAGCCGTTCATGGCGTCCGGCCAGAACGGCTCGCTGTACCCGCTGGGCGTCCTGTTCTACGTGCTGCCGCTGGCCTCGGCCTACGGCTGGTTCATCGGGCTGCACCTGTGGATCGGGGCCATCGGGGCGTACTGGCTCGCCCGAACGCTCGGGGCGACGCGGCTCGGCGGGACAGTATCAGGGCTGACGTTCGGCTTCTGCGGCTATCTGGTCGTCAGCTTCCTCTGGCCGATGGTCGTCAGCACCGCCGTCTGGCTCCCGATGTTGCTGGCCGTCATCGAGCGGCAGATGCAGCGCGGCCCCCGAGCGGCGCTCTCGTCGGTCGTGGCCGGCGGCACGATTGTCGGGCTGCAGTTCCTGGCCGGCCACCTTGAGATGAGCCTGTACCTGCTGCTGACAGCCGGCCTGTACACCGCGCCGCGGATCGGGCTGCGACTTCGCGCCGACGGCCTCCCCCGCCCGATCCTCGACGGCCTCGTCGCGCTGACGATGGTGCTGCTCGGGACCGGCCTGGCCGCGATTCAACTGGTGCCGTTCGCGGAGGTGATCGGCGCGAACGTCCGCGGCGGCTGGTCTGACTACCAGGAGACGATTGGCTACGCGCTGCCGAAAGAGCGGCTGCTGGCCTACCTGCTGCCAGACCTGTTCGGGAACCCGACCCATCACACCTATTACGACGTGGTGGCCGGCGAGACTCGCTCCACCGAGCACACCCGCCCGAACGGCGAGCGCCGCGCCGACACCGAGTGGGGCGGCAAGAATTACGTCGAGGGGACGGTGTACCTCGGGGTACTGCCGCTGCTGCTGGCACTCCTCGGGCTGCTGGCCCGGCCGCGCGGCGGCGGCCTCGTCCTGGCGATCCTGGCCGTTGTCTCGCTGCTGTTCGCCTTCGGCACGCCAGCCTACGCGCTGCTGTTCTACGGCATCCCGGGCGTCAATCAGCTGCACACGCCGTTCCGGTGGGTCTACCCGCTCACGGTGTGCGCGGCGGCGCTGGCGGGACTTGGCGTCACCGCGATCACGGCGCGGGGGCCCGGCGGCTTGACTGGGCCGGGGGGTGAGGGCCTTCCCCGACGCCTCGCCGTCGCCGTGTTCACTATCGGAGCCGTTGGTCTCCTCGCGGTCGGCTTCGCTTACGTCAGCCCCGGCTGGGGCGTCGCCCTGGCCGGGCGCGCGCTCCGACGTTGGCGCGAACTGCAGAACGGTTTCGGCTCGCCGGAGATGCTGTTCTCCTACCAGTGGGCGAACATCGCGCGGGCGGCGGCGCTGCTCACAGTTTCTGGCTTCGTGATCTGGCTGGCAACCACCCGTCGCGCCAGCATGGCCGGCGGGCTGGCCGTCCTGGTGACGGTCCTCGATCTGTTCAGCTTCGGGATCGGGTTCAACGCGGCTGCTGATACCCGCCCGCTCTCGTTCGTGCCGCGGAGCATCGCCGCCATCAAGGCCGATCCAGGCCTCTTCCGCGTCGTGACGTTCGGCGAGGACGACACGCTGCCCTCGAACACCAACATGCTGTTCGGCCTTCAGGACATCCGCGGCTACGACACGATCATCCTGCGCGAGTACGTGGAGTACCTGGAACGGATCGAGCCGCAGCGCGGGATTCCATACAGCAAGGTCGCCAAGCTGTTCGATCAGCGCTCGCTGTCGTCGCCGCTGCTCGATCTGCTCAACGTCAAGTACGTCCTGACCAGCAAGGTGCTGAGTTTGCCGGGCTGGACGCTCCACGCCCAGGGCGACGGCATCCGCGTCTACCGCAACGAACGAGCGATGCCGCGCGCATTTGTCGTGGGGCGGACCATAGAGGCTCCGAGTCGGCTCGCGGCGCTCGACACGGTCGGGCGGCCCGGCTTCGATCCGCGCACGACGGCGGTGGTCGAGAATCCGAACGCTGGCGGTCAGTCGGTTGGCACGGGAGCGGCGGCCCCTCCGCTGGTCTCGGCCGAGATCGCGGCCTACGAGAACAATCGCGTGGTCGTTCGGGCCGACGGCGGCGGCAGCGGCGGCACGCTGGTGCTGGCCGACGTCTACTTCCCCGGCTGGACGGCGTCCGTCGACGGGCAGAGCGCCACGGTCCTGCGAGCGAATGGCCTGCTGCGCGCCGTCCAGCTTGCGCCCGGCCCACACACCGTGGAGTTCCGCTACCGGCCGCTCTCGGTGCGGGTCGGCGCGCTGCTGACCGGCATCTCGGGATTGGTGCTGGCCGGGCTGGTCGGCTATCTGGCCTTTGGCGCCCGAACGACGCGCGGCGGCGCGCCCTCGACGGCCCGGCGGGTGCTCCGCAACTCGGCCTTCCCGATGGCCTCC of Chloroflexota bacterium contains these proteins:
- a CDS encoding leucyl aminopeptidase; the protein is MDVSVKVERASLTAVRTPLLVVNLFEGVEEPSGATGAVNEALGGLIGRLIADGEIKGSLGEVTVIHNQGDRAALAADRVAVVGLGKRDDLDLEALRVASATAARKARDLRLGRYATVVHGAGAGGLDSRLAARTVVEASLMALYTYFHFKTPPDDPRPTIDEITIIERDDDRAELFAAAADDAAKLVDGVNLARDLSQAPGNVMTPTVLADRARQMAESRGLSIQVWGKDELREKGMNAILAVNSGSAQEPRFVMMRYDCGDERAKTLAIVGKGITFDSGGISLKPPENMENMKHDMSGAAAVVGFCQAAADLKLPVNIIGIFAATENLPSGTAYKPGDVFKTYQGTFIEIVNTDAEGRVILSDALAYAAEQSPDAIIDLATLTGACVVALGYHASGAMGNDQGLLGLVQQAGDAAGERVWPLPLWKEHHRDIDSPVADIKNTGGRAGGALTAAAFLQCFVDGKPWVHLDIAGTAYTENWSRTPPYHPSSCATGMGVRLLVELARRWGA
- a CDS encoding oligosaccharide flippase family protein, producing MTATSQRPPTSAAPGPAAEARGTRRVWRVLRADLAVCALFAVLALAFVGPSLLPGRALLPIDALFGYPPWQAHADNFGVSLPHNPLIADAILQNYSWKRLARESFAQGELPLWNPYILSGQPFMASGQNGSLYPLGVLFYVLPLASAYGWFIGLHLWIGAIGAYWLARTLGATRLGGTVSGLTFGFCGYLVVSFLWPMVVSTAVWLPMLLAVIERQMQRGPRAALSSVVAGGTIVGLQFLAGHLEMSLYLLLTAGLYTAPRIGLRLRADGLPRPILDGLVALTMVLLGTGLAAIQLVPFAEVIGANVRGGWSDYQETIGYALPKERLLAYLLPDLFGNPTHHTYYDVVAGETRSTEHTRPNGERRADTEWGGKNYVEGTVYLGVLPLLLALLGLLARPRGGGLVLAILAVVSLLFAFGTPAYALLFYGIPGVNQLHTPFRWVYPLTVCAAALAGLGVTAITARGPGGLTGPGGEGLPRRLAVAVFTIGAVGLLAVGFAYVSPGWGVALAGRALRRWRELQNGFGSPEMLFSYQWANIARAAALLTVSGFVIWLATTRRASMAGGLAVLVTVLDLFSFGIGFNAAADTRPLSFVPRSIAAIKADPGLFRVVTFGEDDTLPSNTNMLFGLQDIRGYDTIILREYVEYLERIEPQRGIPYSKVAKLFDQRSLSSPLLDLLNVKYVLTSKVLSLPGWTLHAQGDGIRVYRNERAMPRAFVVGRTIEAPSRLAALDTVGRPGFDPRTTAVVENPNAGGQSVGTGAAAPPLVSAEIAAYENNRVVVRADGGGSGGTLVLADVYFPGWTASVDGQSATVLRANGLLRAVQLAPGPHTVEFRYRPLSVRVGALLTGISGLVLAGLVGYLAFGARTTRGGAPSTARRVLRNSAFPMASSLLNKVVDLGFALITFRVLGAEGVGAYTFAGVLTTYFDVVVGWGLGTLITRDVAQDRSAAGRYLGNGTVLRLILWCGAAAITALLTGPLAPALDIDGTLALAIWLLVLGLLPGLLSGVVSALFMAHERMDVPAAVTMLSTISKVVLGLGALLVGYGYVGLAAVSIVTNVTTLVVLLVVYGWLIGTPRPTVSATVVWSLVGVSFPLMINGLLNQLFFKIDVLLLKPLAGDLALGWYSTAYKLIDGLQVIPASFVLALFPLLARYAAEDRARMVRLTDTGLKILLVLAFPIAVGTTLLAEPIILLLAGQSYLPESARALQILIWYLPISFANGLLQYVLISVNRQRTLSVAFAAGVVFNVLANVLLIPTYGYVAAALVTVASEVVLLAPFLWVTWQTAGPVSPLRVGWRPALAAAVMALPVWLLGVWSTPLAILGGAATYAVALLALQAITPEERQQLRALLRR